Genomic DNA from Gammaproteobacteria bacterium:
CTATGTCATTTTCTGCCCAATACCAATCTTTATCTCCAGTATAGAAGATATGTCTTAAGTTTCTAGGTATCTCATCAGCATGTTTCTTTTGCTCCTCTTTAGTCATCTCTTTATAACCAGGTACAAAGATGCTAGGAATATGACTTAACACCTTAGAAGCAGGATTCTGAACATTAGGTCTAGAACTACTCCTAAAGTTATTAAGGCACTCAAAGAAGCTAGGATGTATCTTACCGTCGTCACAGATAGCAGCCCAATATGAGGTTTTCTTTGTATCCTCATCATCTTCTTCCTCTAAAAAGTCAGTTCCTTGCTTAGTCAGAAACTTATTTGCAAACACACCAACTCTACCTAAATCTAACAAAGTCTTTACTATGCTATGTTTATGTTTTAAGTCTTCATTATCTTTATCTACTAATAGCTCCTTCTCTAAGTCAAAAGCTATAGTCGCTAGGGATTTCCCATTCGCACTAGGAGAGAATTGTTTCTTAGTGCCTGGTTTCTGTGCTTCATACCAGGCTCTAGGCTTAGCTGCTTTACCTGCTTTTGTATAGTAAGCAGGAGTTAACTTAAGTATGTCAAACAATAGCTTCTTCTTATCTGGAGAAGAGTTAGGATTGAACTCTGGAATATACTCTTTTACCTTTTCTAATAGTATACCCTTCAACTCCTCATACTTATTGACATATTTATTAGTCATGTCTTCCATAACTTCTATGTCAATAGGTATGCCAGCTAGCTCTACATCAATAAAATAGTTTGTTAAAGGAAGATAGACATTAAACCAATAGTCCCTTATTTTAGGAGGGAGCTGCAGTATTCTTTCTTTCATCCCTAAACAAGCCGTTCTATGAGAGACAGCATCACCAGCACAATACTCCCAGAATAGGTTTGGGTCTAAGAGTTTAAGCTTAGCTAACTCATGAGATTTTAACTTATGCTCCTTTAAAGCATCAGTCATATCCTTGTAATAAGGTCTGTAAGGAGTGAAGTACTTGATTCCTGTCTCAAGACCTTTAGGATGGCGAGAGTCAATAAACGCACAAGCCTTCATACCATCAAAAGATAATGTCTCTTCTAATGGATTAATACCTCTAAGAATCAATCGTTCATCATCTGATCTAATGTTCCAACCCATTCGCTCAGCTTTTGGATGCTCTAGCAAAGGTTTCATGGTTAACAATAGCTCTAGATTCTCAGTTACTCCATCCTTAGATATATCAAGAATGATAGCTTTATGAGGCTCACACGAATACTGGAAAGTATACATCACCTCATCATCAGTCATCTTAATTCCATACCATTCAGCGTCATACCCGATTTTAAATTGTTGAGTATCTATATAATGCTGTACTATCTCTGCATTTACTTTAGGGTCATCAACTACTACCCAATCAAAAGCAGTGTAATTTAATGTACCAGTTAGGTGCTTCTTAGCTAGGTCAAAGACTTCACGAAAAACAGGGCGCTTACGTGGGTCTTGAGAGATTATCATACCTGGAGAATAATTAGGTAACAGATTTCCATAAGGACTAGTTGTAATATTCCCTAAATAATCGGTTACCTTAGCATTCTCCTTCTTGATACGTTTAAACGGCTCTGCTCCTAACGTAATAATCAACTCAGGCTTAACCACACCTATTTCATAATCCAACATAGCTGCGCATTCAGTTATCTGTGCAGTAGTAGGTTTAGATGCATTACCTATACCATACTTAACCATAGTAGTTAGGTAATAGTCATTTTCTGTAAGGCCAGCTAACTCTAAAGCAGTACTAAGCTCAATACCATTAGGGCCAGCTAATAGATCGTTTTCTAATAAAGCATCTACACCAGGATAGCTAAGTATAATCATCAGCTTAGCTTCATTATCTCCTTGTGGGCCGATCCATTGCTTGTCACTCTCTCCTTTAAATGGTTGGAGAGAAGCTTCGTAGTCTACAATAGGACTAGATTCCATTGCATTTCCTCATGTTTGTATAATCTTCCTTCCTCTATTTTATAAGAGAAATGTTGTGCCACTTCTTTTCTAAACTCTAACGGTATTAAAGCCGTTCTATTCATCCCATTAGGCACAGTTCCACTAGGATATAAGTCAAACTGAACTACACTATTTGCTAATTGACTAGCTATAGTAGAATCAAAAGGTATTAGGTATATAGGTTTATCTGTTTTCCCTATAAACACTCGTTCTCCAACTGCCATCTTTAAAATCAATGGAGTAGGAGCAATCAGATATGGTAGCAGAGGACTAATGATTAATGTAAAGTACTTATCCTGAAAAGGAGCAGTAAAACAATATATCTCATTAGTAATAGGCGTCTGTAATTGTACTAGCTCTGGCATGGTAATAAGTCTGGTAATGGAGGTAATGAAGTACTAGGCATAGGATTACTAGTTGCAGGCTTGTAATCTCCTAAAGCTGTTTCTAGCCTTCCAGCAAACCTCATATATTTAAAGTCAGACCTTACCACAACACTAAAGTCAGGGCAATGTCTCACCTTCAACGAGAATATGTCACACTCAGAAGCATTAATACCATCACGGCCGATACCTAAAGCTAAGTCTGCTTTGTGTATGATCCCTTTAAACCCATCAATATCTTCTCTACTAAAGTGTCTTTTAAGTTTTCCTTTAGCTTGATGTAACACCCATAGCGCAAATTTATGACCATTGATATCCATATGAGAGAGTTCATCCATTTCAGCAGCAGCAAGTTTCTCTAACTCCCAAGACTGAATACCTTTTCTATAGTTAACAGGTTCTATAAATTGTAACTGGTCTACTACTACTACTTCAGGTACAAAGCCGTCTTTATCAAACTTCTTAAGTAGCAGCTCATATATTTGCTTTCCATTAACTGGTGTAAGTCCTTTTAACCCAAGTAGATATAAGTTATTAGTTAAACTTAGTCTATCCTTTGTATTTTCTGAACTTTTAAAAACTTCAGCTAATTGAATATTGGCGAGACCTCTATGAAGATCTGTGTAGGCTATATCAAATACTTTAGAGTAGAACCTTTGACTTATCTGTATCTCATCTTCTTCACAAGATACAAATACTGCTTTCCTACCTAAAATAGCATTATTAGCTACTATATTAACTCCAGTGACTGTTTTACCTCCACCACTGTAGCCTATAATAAGAGCAAACTCTCCATGCCCTAACCCACTAATGTAATCATCTACACAACTTATACCTGTACCTATTAAAGACCTAGCTGTTTTAAAGATAGGAGCAGCGAAAGGGTGTACACTAACTACACTATGCTCTAAGTCAGAAGCGCCAAAACTAATGGCTAATTGACTTAAGTTGGTAGCTAGTAAATCAGGTGCATCTTTATGCTCATTAATTAACTTTGTACCTCTTTTCTTTTTGAGGAAGTCTCTTAAAGTATCTTGAATATATTGAGTACTCTCTACATCTTTTTCATCATCTGTGTAGATATAGTTAAACAGTTGGTCTATTTCTTGATTTTGTAAAGAAGATATATACCCATTAGCATAACCATTATTAATATGCCTACTTAAGTTATCTGGAGAAGTCGGTACTTTAGGTATGTTCATTATACTATCAATGAACAGTTTGTATACAGTATTACCAAAAACCTCATCTAACATTACATCATCACCAGTTAGCTTATACTGCTCAGCTAGTTTTCTTACCTCTGGTTGCCTAGCTATATGTTTTATCAATAGCTCTACATAGTCATTATCACTAATCTTTATATCACTCATACCCAGTAAACAGGAATGCGAGAGGTGTCCAGTACTATACCCTCCATAAACTTAAGATTGTTAATAAAGGTCAGCAATTCTGGATTTTTCAATTGTTGACTTGCTTCATAACCATATTTCTTTATCACACTTGGAATAGGCTCTTTACTAATTAAGCACCTAAACCAAGCATCAAAATCTATGTTATGATTAAGTAGAATCTCTTCTACTGTTCTATCTCCTGTTACTGCCTGAGCTAAGTATCTTTTTTGAGTAGCCCATATGCCCTGCCAAGTATTACCTCTATGGACTATACTTCGATATTGATTTACATTATCTCTTGCGCTCTTGGAAGCCAGCATATTAGGAAAGAACTGTTCACCTTTTTCAGTTCTAACACTAGTGTAAGCTAGCTGTGCTGCAACATATATAGCAGGGTCGCATTCCATCTCTCGACATATATCAGCAGCCTTCATCACAGCTGCGTCTAATTGAGGATTAGACCTTCCTCTTTGCGCTTCTCTGTCAGTCTGCTTATAATACTGCTCTTTAATCTCTTCTGCTATAGCATCATATGCCTCGTTGCTCATGCCATTCTTCCTTTACTATAGCTTGTAATATATCTGCTGGTAAGTCATCAGGAGAAGGTACTCCATACTTACGAAGGTCTATATTAATTGCTAGTTTACCTGTTAATGTGAACTTCTCTACAAACTCTTTAGCTCTTTGTTGAGTACCATTATGATCTTCACCATCAAGCATCATTGTAATCTTAGGCCATTCCTGTATTAGCTGTAGCTGTCTATTAGAGATGCCTGATCCCCAAGTAGCTACGCCATTAGGAAATTTAAGTGCCTTTTTAACACCTTCCACTACCACTACTTCATCAAACTTCTTAGCATCATTATAGTTAAATAGATAACTGCCTTTGTCGAATAAATGATAATAGCGAATGACATCAGCTCTGTCACCATAAAAGGTGCCTGGAAGTGATCTCATTTGCCACCCTACCATCTTATCTCCAAAGAAAACGGGGAATACTAAGCGTTCAGAAGAAGTCGTATAAGGAGGTGTACATTTAAATACCTTACCTCCATCGAAAGGAACATAAAAGATGTTATAGTTATTCCAATATAAATCTAAGTCATATAAGTAGTCTTTGTGTAAAAATTTGATTGCGGGGTGATCTTCTGATAGCTGGTTGATTTGATGGTAGTAATGACATGGAAGTTCAAAAGCTCTAGGATCAACTTTCTTCTCTATAAACTTTTTGGGTTCATTAGGGTCGAAAGTAGGCATGTAATGGCCACCTAAAAGATCTTGAATATCCATCTTTCTAGCACAGATAAAGCAATTACTATATCTGCTAGTAGTTGAGACATACCGTTTGCATTTCTTTCGGTTATGCTCATCACAGGTTGGACAAGGTATTCTTATCCAACCATTACCTGTAGTTTTTACATTACCAAACCTATTTTGTAACTCAGCTATTAACTTCTCTTCATTAGTCATAGCTGCATATCTATTCTTCTTGTCTGTTCGGCTTCTTGTGCGGGTAACTTGTTATCAATATAAAACTTAGTATCATGAGGCAAGTAGAGCTTAATTGTCATGTAATTATGGCAACCATAGACATAAGCACCATACTGATCAAAGCTCTCCCTATCCCTTTCTATAGCTACATTTACCACTCCTACAACTTGATCATTTAATCGAGCTGGACCTACTTGTAAGTCAAAGTCTAATATCATAGCTTCTTTTCTGGTATAGGATTTAGCCAATCTATATCTTCTACTTTATCTACTACTTTAATTGACCAACCTTGTTTTCTATAAGTGTCCATACGAGATAAAGACATATTTTCTAAGGTAGAGTTATGCTGGTCTAATATATCTATCAGTACCATAAACTTCTTTTCATCTACACCTAACTCTTGTCTTAATCTTTCTGGAAGTGTTCTGCTGCCTCTAAGTGCTTCTTGTAGTATCTCAACTACGCTAGTACCACCTGCTCCTTGTACTACTACTCTACAATTAGGAATATCTACACCAGCCCTAAAAGCATCAGTGCCTATAAGATACTGAATCTCATTACTCTTAAATGCTTCAATTATCTCATCTTGTTGTTTATTAGATAAGGCAAAGGAACCTAATTCTTTCTTACTAGTACCTCTATGTAAGAACTTAGTTCCTCTAGGCATATGTTTGTACAAATTTACTAAATGGTCTTCTATGTGATCTACGAATACTAAAGTCTGCCAGTTATTTGGAACAGAAGCACATATACTACCTATTAGCTTATTCCTGATTTCATTATTCTTAATACCTCTAGATATCTTAGCTTCTATAGTATTAGCATCTATAAAGGCAGTTTCAGGCATCTTAACCATATAGACTTTACAAGGAACTACGGCACCTGACTCTTCACCTTCTTTATATGGAATGTAAATAAGTCTCTCTCCAAACAACCCTTTCAATAACTTATCTGCATTGTTAAATAGATTTTGATCGGTAGCTGTATATCCGAATATTCTAATAGGCTGGACTGACATTAAGGTCTCTAGTATCTTCTCACCTGTAGAGCCTTGTAACTCATCTACTAACAGCAATTGACACTTCTCTAATGCACATTTAGGCAAAGACTTAAAAGTAGTTATAGTAATATCTTCGGAAATATCATTATAACCACCCCCAACTCTACCTACATGTTTATCAGGAAATAGTTTGCAGAAAGTATTGTAAGTTTGATTAAAGACCTCTTTAAGAGGTATAGCTAGAATAGTATGCTTTAATTGATTAAATGCAGCGTAGGTAACCGCTTGCAGAGCAGACTTTCCCCAACCACCAGTACAATTGGCAATACCACTACCTTCTTTAGCTTTATATAGAAACTCCACTACAGGGTCTACTTGGTAATCTCTAAGTCCTGTGCTATTAATACCTTCCCAATTAATGTCTTTAACTGCTTGTAGGTCAGGATCATTAACTGGCGTTCTATGATCTACCACAACTACTTCGTCACCTTGTCTAGTAACTATAGAAACAATCTTATCAAAAAAACCTTGGAAGGTGATTATACCCTCTACTGGATGAGGAGAGTACAGCAACTTTTTTTCAAAGTGGTTAACCATCTTCCAAGCTTTTCTAGCA
This window encodes:
- a CDS encoding putative SF4 helicase domain-containing protein (Evidence 3 : Putative function from multiple computational evidences), whose translation is MSDIKISDNDYVELLIKHIARQPEVRKLAEQYKLTGDDVMLDEVFGNTVYKLFIDSIMNIPKVPTSPDNLSRHINNGYANGYISSLQNQEIDQLFNYIYTDDEKDVESTQYIQDTLRDFLKKKRGTKLINEHKDAPDLLATNLSQLAISFGASDLEHSVVSVHPFAAPIFKTARSLIGTGISCVDDYISGLGHGEFALIIGYSGGGKTVTGVNIVANNAILGRKAVFVSCEEDEIQISQRFYSKVFDIAYTDLHRGLANIQLAEVFKSSENTKDRLSLTNNLYLLGLKGLTPVNGKQIYELLLKKFDKDGFVPEVVVVDQLQFIEPVNYRKGIQSWELEKLAAAEMDELSHMDINGHKFALWVLHQAKGKLKRHFSREDIDGFKGIIHKADLALGIGRDGINASECDIFSLKVRHCPDFSVVVRSDFKYMRFAGRLETALGDYKPATSNPMPSTSLPPLPDLLPCQS
- a CDS encoding conserved hypothetical protein (Evidence 4 : Unknown function but conserved in other organisms), whose amino-acid sequence is MSNEAYDAIAEEIKEQYYKQTDREAQRGRSNPQLDAAVMKAADICREMECDPAIYVAAQLAYTSVRTEKGEQFFPNMLASKSARDNVNQYRSIVHRGNTWQGIWATQKRYLAQAVTGDRTVEEILLNHNIDFDAWFRCLISKEPIPSVIKKYGYEASQQLKNPELLTFINNLKFMEGIVLDTSRIPVYWV
- a CDS encoding hypothetical protein (Evidence 5 : Unknown function) encodes the protein MPELVQLQTPITNEIYCFTAPFQDKYFTLIISPLLPYLIAPTPLILKMAVGERVFIGKTDKPIYLIPFDSTIASQLANSVVQFDLYPSGTVPNGMNRTALIPLEFRKEVAQHFSYKIEEGRLYKHEEMQWNLVLL
- a CDS encoding conserved hypothetical protein (Evidence 4 : Unknown function but conserved in other organisms), translating into MKIEIIRVDGALRVNPAPPYLTTYLQYTHRSFARKAWKMVNHFEKKLLYSPHPVEGIITFQGFFDKIVSIVTRQGDEVVVVDHRTPVNDPDLQAVKDINWEGINSTGLRDYQVDPVVEFLYKAKEGSGIANCTGGWGKSALQAVTYAAFNQLKHTILAIPLKEVFNQTYNTFCKLFPDKHVGRVGGGYNDISEDITITTFKSLPKCALEKCQLLLVDELQGSTGEKILETLMSVQPIRIFGYTATDQNLFNNADKLLKGLFGERLIYIPYKEGEESGAVVPCKVYMVKMPETAFIDANTIEAKISRGIKNNEIRNKLIGSICASVPNNWQTLVFVDHIEDHLVNLYKHMPRGTKFLHRGTSKKELGSFALSNKQQDEIIEAFKSNEIQYLIGTDAFRAGVDIPNCRVVVQGAGGTSVVEILQEALRGSRTLPERLRQELGVDEKKFMVLIDILDQHNSTLENMSLSRMDTYRKQGWSIKVVDKVEDIDWLNPIPEKKL
- a CDS encoding conserved hypothetical protein (Evidence 4 : Unknown function but conserved in other organisms), producing MTNEEKLIAELQNRFGNVKTTGNGWIRIPCPTCDEHNRKKCKRYVSTTSRYSNCFICARKMDIQDLLGGHYMPTFDPNEPKKFIEKKVDPRAFELPCHYYHQINQLSEDHPAIKFLHKDYLYDLDLYWNNYNIFYVPFDGGKVFKCTPPYTTSSERLVFPVFFGDKMVGWQMRSLPGTFYGDRADVIRYYHLFDKGSYLFNYNDAKKFDEVVVVEGVKKALKFPNGVATWGSGISNRQLQLIQEWPKITMMLDGEDHNGTQQRAKEFVEKFTLTGKLAINIDLRKYGVPSPDDLPADILQAIVKEEWHEQRGI
- a CDS encoding hypothetical protein (Evidence 5 : Unknown function) → MILDFDLQVGPARLNDQVVGVVNVAIERDRESFDQYGAYVYGCHNYMTIKLYLPHDTKFYIDNKLPAQEAEQTRRIDMQL